In Juglans microcarpa x Juglans regia isolate MS1-56 chromosome 7D, Jm3101_v1.0, whole genome shotgun sequence, the following are encoded in one genomic region:
- the LOC121240074 gene encoding F-box/LRR-repeat protein At1g67190-like has translation MEHLPVEVVGNILSRLGAARDVVMASATCSKWREVYCKHLQTFSFNSSDWPVYRDLPSQVLEILITQTIFQTTGLEALYILLDAKFLASTVISWLMYTRKKLRRLFCNVQTTPSVKILEIFGWHKLETLALAHNSISGVFKRFPCLKSLSLRFVSISALDLSLLLIVCSKIETLELIDLEIAMSDEDEELTVELINPTLKTLYVEAISLDKLILQVDSIERLNLKFCAFEDFKIVRKGTLKQLKTDDVSLFHLDTVETVDIRKFSIRWPKLYKMILRSSKLRRFQLWDMVVFKEDEIVDLETIAVSFPQLTHLSLYYDFSVGVVHYGLQERSSQLVNLTFLELGWTVINDFFPGWVEVMLKRCTNLKKLVIHGVIPEVKTHKECQMLADFTSAIVELIRKYIHLEVKFYFE, from the coding sequence ATGGAGCATCTTCCTGTTGAAGTTGTTGGAAACATATTGTCTAGGCTCGGAGCTGCCCGAGATGTGGTAATGGCTTCTGCAACTTGTTCAAAATGGCGAGAAGTTTACTGCAAACATCTTCAAACATTTTCATTCAATTCCAGTGATTGGCCTGTTTATCGTGATTTGCCAAGTCAAGTTCTAGAAATCTTAATAACTCAAACCATATTTCAAACAACGGGATTAGAAGCACTATATATTCTGTTAGATGCTAAGTTCTTGGCTTCCACCGTCATTTCTTGGCTCATGTATACTAGGAAAAAATTGCGGCGATTGTTCTGTAATGTTCAAACTACTCCAAGTGTAAAGATACTTGAAATATTTGGCTGGCATAAGTTGGAAACTTTGGCCTTGGCACATAATTCCATTAGTGGGGTCTTTAAAAGATTTCCTTGTTTGAAATCCCTATCTTTAAGATTTGTTAGTATTTCAGCACTAGATTTAAGTCTTCTTCTCATTGTCTGCTCGAAAATTGAAACCTTGGAACTTATCGATCTAGAAATTGCAATGTCAGATGAAGATGAGGAATTGACAGTTGAGCTGATCAATCCCACATTGAAGACTCTTTATGTTGAAGCAATCAGTTTGGATAAGCTTATATTGCAGGTAGATAGCATTGAGCGTTTGAACTTGAAATTTTGTGCCTTTGAGGATTTCAAAATTGTCAGAAAGGGGACTTTAAAGCAGCTCAAGACTGATGATGTTAGTTTATTCCATCTTGATACTGTTGAGACTGTAGATATCAGAAAATTCTCAATAAGGTGGCCAAAGCTCTACAAGATGATCTTAAGATCATCAAAATTAAGAAGATTTCAGCTTTGGGATATGGTGGTTTTTAAAGAAGATGAGATTGTGGATTTGGAAACAATTGCTGTTAGTTTCCCACAGCTGACCCACCTTTCATTGTATTATGATTTTAGCGTTGGAGTGGTTCACTATGGTCTGCAAGAAAGGTCTTCTCAGTTGGTGAATTTGACATTTTTGGAGCTTGGTTGGACTGTAATTAATGATTTCTTCCCAGGTTGGGTTGAGGTGATGCTGAAACGATGCACAAATCTAAAGAAGTTGGTCATTCATGGGGTTATTCCGGAGGTCAAAACCCATAAGGAATGCCAGATGCTGGCTGATTTCACGTCTGCCATTGTCGAGCTCATAAGAAAATACATTCATTTGGAGGTGAAATTTTATTTCGAGTAG